The Neorhizobium sp. NCHU2750 genome contains the following window.
GCGCAGGCCCTCCACCATCGGCTCGGGATCGAGTGCTGCCGGCGCCCGGATTGCCATGCGGGCCACAAGCCCCGGCGGCGAAAGCGTATAGGCCGACACCCAGTCGACGAAATCCCGCATATCCTTCGATAGCGGCGGGCAGTCGAAGACGAGCGTGATCGGACGAAGCTTCTTCGGATCGAGCCGCTCGTCATTCTCGCCGTCCCAGACGACGCCGATCAACTGCCGAGGCCCGACCGGCACCTGCACGACGGAGCCCGCCTCGACATGCATGCCTTCCGGCACGGCATAGCTATAGGCGCCCGGCACCGGCAGCGGCACCAGCACGGGAACGACGCGCACGGGTTTTGCCGACGGCGCCAGCGCGTCGCCGAACAGCGTACCCATCATGTCAGAAGAATCCTTGCCCATGCGCGGCGACCATGCCGAAAGACGGAACAAAAGTGAACAGGGCGGCGAAGAAAATCAGGCCGTTGCCGCAAGCCGGGCGACACCCTGGAACTCGAACCGCGCATCGCCGTCCTCGGCGAGATCGAAAACCGTGTGATGCTCCAGCGCCTTCGTCACCTCGGCCGGATCGCCTTCCAGTTCCTCCGGCCGGATCATCTGGCCGACGGTAAAATCGAACCGGTTGCCCTTCTTGTTGAGGAGCTCGTAGAACACCGTCATGTCGCGCAGTTCCGTCGACCATTTGGCAAACCAGTAGAACAGGCCGGAATTGCGCGCCGTGATGTGGATCGGCAGGATCGGCAGATTGTATTTGCGCGCCAGACTGACGGCGGATGTCTTCCATGGTCGCTCGTTGAGCTTGCCGTCCGCCCAATAGGCGATGCGGCCGGATGGGAAGAGCACCAGCACCTTGCCCTCCTCCACCGCCTTGTTGGTCAGCACCAGCGTCTCGCGCGTCTTCAACTTGCTCTTGTATTCTTCCCGCCATTCGACCGGAATGATCATCTCTGCAAAGCGCGGATTGACCCTCACCGCATCACGATTGGCAAACACCATCAGGTCCGGTCGCGTCGCCTTCAACAGATCGAACACCGCCACGCCATCGGCAATGCCGGTCGGATGGTTGCTGACGAGGATGAAGCCGCCCTTTTGCGGTATGCGCTCGACATTGCGGGCTTCGATATGCAGCTTCAGCAGATCGCTCATATATTCGAAGCACTGGAAGCCGCTTTTCGGCGCCACGTCGTCGGCGAACTCGATCGCCTTGCCGTATCTCAACAGCGTGTAGAGGAAAGGGCGCATCAGCGGCCAGAACGGGCTACCGACGATCCGCCGGCCGCGCTCGCCGATCAGCGTATCGACGATATGGCCGGGCCGGCCTCGGGAATTGAGTGTAATGGTCTCCGCGAATTGACTGAATGTCGTCGAATTGTCACGGCGGGCCATACAAACTCCTTGGGCAGGGCAGCCTTGTGGCAGCCCTGTATGATAAAACTTTGGCAGACAGCAACGACTTAGTATTTCCGTAACGCTGTCGGTAGCAATCTGGTACTCCTGTCCACCAAAATCAACGGTTGAGCCGATTGAACGAGCTGCTGATCATTGCCGCGCCTGATCTTCTTGCAAAGCGCCACGACTGGCTGGAAAGCCTCAGGAACGAGCGTCGGCTGTCGCAAAACACGCTCGATGCCTATGAGCGCGATACCCGCCAGTTCCTGACATTTCTCACTGGCCACCTCGCCGGA
Protein-coding sequences here:
- a CDS encoding 1-acyl-sn-glycerol-3-phosphate acyltransferase — its product is MARRDNSTTFSQFAETITLNSRGRPGHIVDTLIGERGRRIVGSPFWPLMRPFLYTLLRYGKAIEFADDVAPKSGFQCFEYMSDLLKLHIEARNVERIPQKGGFILVSNHPTGIADGVAVFDLLKATRPDLMVFANRDAVRVNPRFAEMIIPVEWREEYKSKLKTRETLVLTNKAVEEGKVLVLFPSGRIAYWADGKLNERPWKTSAVSLARKYNLPILPIHITARNSGLFYWFAKWSTELRDMTVFYELLNKKGNRFDFTVGQMIRPEELEGDPAEVTKALEHHTVFDLAEDGDARFEFQGVARLAATA